The Bemisia tabaci chromosome 5, PGI_BMITA_v3 genome includes a window with the following:
- the Exo70 gene encoding exocyst complex component 7: MLKVEETESSFGSKLEKETKNLALLKEQMERSSQITKGMVSILSSFENRLSKLEITIMPIYNETGNLQRRQQNIERTVAALDDVIGYYGVSKEVEVVIRAGPSGPEGLEQFLAAMTRLQQAQRYFEKSNPQSVELENVCSLFTAGIDALNREFKELLLKHSKPVSPITLLDLVANDEELFHDDCSSVGSLGHFSETVLSDLTRMADWLIAETRDEFMNIYARIRANILMKSLTLLKDHQKSGSGSSMQNVSAVSPNIRPKFPSKIESVTRSKASKRLQIFEKKANKMLLKASQTLENSTGLSLGNRRSNIHLENREDIVDEQEMENYLVTVVALQRLMTSEQSLMHGIIPLQHIHQVFQIIIQDALKTIVQDGKNIAARTKRCISHHDFGGAIIIFPILKHLLNLKPEFERVVEGCELNVRQQFASVVTTLHSTAAKGLEEFIENVRSDSGTALPCDGTIHQLTSDVLVFLEQLVDYTDTIGNVLNQDPTYSAALIQITSDTKSNLNNDKNKILLGIYIKKVLSQLNLTVVSKSETYSEPGVRAIFRLNNCHYVLKALQRSSLLELVSFSEPDCENNYYSMISTHKKAYLQCWNKVISHITALEDIPLQGGKLRDKDRNSVKERFAGFNKEIEEISRLQRGYSIPDVELRESIKRDNKEYILPKYNTFYDKFSCLNFSKNPEKYLKYAPEQVAALLDRFFDVAA, encoded by the exons ATGTTAAAAGTCGAGGAAACTGAGTCGAGCTTTGGCTCAAAATTAGAGAAG GAAACAAAGAACTTGGCACTTCTAAAGGAACAAATGGAAAGAAGCAGTCAAATAACCAAAGGAATGGTCAGCATCTTGTCATCGTTTGAAAACAGACTGTCCAAGTTGGAAATCACCATTATGCCCATTTACAATGAGACTGGAAATTTGCAACGAAGACAGCAAa aCATAGAGCGTACGGTAGCTGCATTGGACGATGTGATTGGTTACTACGGTGTCAGCAAAGAAGTTGAGGTAGTGATCAGAGCAGGACCAAGCGGACCGGAGGGCCTAGAACAGTTCCTTGCTGCGATGACAAGATTACAGCAGGCTCAACGCTACTTTGAAAAGAGCAATCCTCAAAGTGTAGAGCTTGAGAACGTG tgttcattaTTCACTGCAGGGATAGATGCTCTGAATCGAGAATTCAAAGAATTATTGTTGAAACATAGTAAACCTGTGTCACCCATCACCCTCCTCGACCTTGTGGCAAACGATGaag AACTATTTCATGATGATTGCTCATCGGTTGGATCTTTGGGTCATTTCTCTGAAACTGTCTTAAGTGATTTGACTCGAATGGCAGACTGGTTAATTGCTGAGACCCGTGATgagtttatgaatatttatgcCAGAATTCgtgcaaacattttaatgaAGTCTCTAACATTGTTGAAGGACCATCAGAAATCTGGCAGTGGAAGTAGTATGCAGAATGTCTCCGCTGTTTCCCCGAATATAAGACCAAAATTTCCAAGTAAAATTGAGTCTGTCACCAGAAGTAAAGCCTCAAAgagattgcaaatttttgaaaagaaggcCAATAAAATGCTATTGAAAGCATCGCAAACTTTAGAAAATTCGACTGGCTTATCGTTAGGGAACAGAAGATCCAACATACACCTCG aaaatcGTGAAGATATTGTGGACGAGCAAGAAATGGAAAATTATCTTGTCACTGTTGTTGCCCTTCAGCGCTTGATGACAAGCGAGCAGTCATTGATGCACGGTATCATTCCTCTTCAACATATCCACCAAGTTTTCCAGATCATCATTCAAGATGCCTTAAAAACCATAGTTCAAGACGGGAAG aatattgcTGCTCGGACAAAACGGTGCATATCACATCATGATTTCGGAGGAGCAATCATCATTTTCCCTATACTGAAACATCTTCTCAATTTGAAACCTGAATTCGAGCGAGTGGTTGAAGGGTGCGAATTAAATGTCAGACAGCAGTTCGCATCTGTTGTAACCACTCTTCACTCAACG GCTGCTAAAGGATTAGAAGAATTCATCGAAAATGTGAGATCAGACTCCGGTACAGCTTTACCTTGTGATGGCACCATTCATCAGCTAACAAGTGATGTATTAGTATTCTTAGAGCAGCTAGTGGATTATACCGATACTATTGGCAATGTTTTGAATCAAGATCCAACCTACTCCGCCGCTTTGATACAGATCACCTCTGATACCAAATCCAACCTCaacaatgataaaaataaaattttactagGAATTTATATCA aaaaagtCTTGTCACAGTTGAATTTAACAGTTGTGAGCAAAAGTGAAACTTACAGCGAACCTGGAGTCCGAGCCATCTTTCGATTGAATAATTGCCACTATGTACTGAAAGCTTTGCAGCGGTCATCTCTTCTGGAACTTGTATCATTTTCAGAACCAGACTGTGAGAACAACTATTATAGTATGATAAGCACTCACAAGAAAGCTTATTTGCAATG cTGGAATAAAGTAATCAGCCACATAACAGCATTGGAGGACATTCCTCTCCAAGGTGGCAAACTGAGAGATAAAGATCGCAACAGTGTGAAGGAGCGATTTGCCGGCTTTAATAAGGAAATCGAAGAAATTTCCCGCTTGCAGAGGGGTTATTCCATCCCAGATGTTGAACTTCGCGAAAGTATAAAACGAGACAACAAAGAATATATCCTTCCCAAGTACAATACCTTCTACGATAAGTTCTCCTGCCTTAACTTTAGTAAAAATCCTGAGAAATATCTAAAGTATGCGCCAGAGCAGGTGGCTGCGTTATTAGACCGCTTTTTTGATGTTGCTGCTTAA
- the beg gene encoding probable malonyl-CoA-acyl carrier protein transacylase, mitochondrial: MIKYSGTLQPLLRGTIPSGLGLPQSLPDLCVNICQSIQSRNSRSFLCLNRFTTSSESRVRNNSKDEGKTPKKKRLDSKEMLDNAATFENIDTIGDDQNWTTSPYPKGSERIKRRSQASYSLRPNMDPRQTSILLFPGQGTQFVGMGKKLMNFPVARDLFDYANEILQYDLKKLCLEGPIEELSKTVHSQPAIFVCSLAAVERLKEEQPTAIENCMAAAGYSLGEISALTFAGALTFERALMLVKVRAEAMQLASEMAPGGMATIFYGPDHKLGLALSKARDWCAERGIEGPVCSIASYLYPDCKVIAGHEEALRYIEENKALYRIKRMQRLRVSGAFHTDLMKPAIGPFVEALRSAGTSDPFVSVHSNLDGKRYNDAKQVYMQLPKLLYKPIKWEQTLHVLYERPQGSYFPRTFECGPGETLKSILQKVNLLACRNFENIGV, translated from the exons ATGATAAAGTACAGTGGAACATTGCAGCCTCTTTTACGAGGTACCATTCCATCTGGCCTTGGCTTACCTCAGAGTTTACCGGACTTATGCGTTAATATTTGTCAATCCATTCAATCTAGGAACTCTAGAAGTTTTTTGTGCTTGAATCGATTCACCACCTCTTCAGAATCAAGAGTTAGGAACAATTCCAAAGATGAGGGTAAAACTCCCAAGAAGAAAAGGCTGGACTCAAAAGAAATGCTAGATAATGCAGcaacatttgaaaatattgataccATCGGAGAtgatcaaaattggaccacTAGTCCTTACCCTAAAGGTTCAGAGCGCATCAAACGCCGATCTCAGGCATCTTATTCGCTGCGTCCGAACATGGATCCTCGTCAAACGTCTATTCTTCTGTTTCCTGGTCAGGGAACCCAATTTGTGGGTATGGGTAAAAAACTGATGAATTTTCCAGTAGCTAGAGATCTGTTTGATTATGCCAATGAAATTCTGCAGTATGATTTGAAGAAATTATGTTTAGAAGGACCAATCGAAGAACTATCAAAAACAGTGCACAGTCAACCGGCAATCTTTGTTTGCTCGCTGGCAGCTGTAGAAAGACTCAAAGAAGAACAACCTACTGCTATAGAAAATTGTATGGCAGCTGCAGGCTACAGTTTGGGTGAAATTTCAGCCCTCACTTTTGCAGGGGCATTGACGTTCGAAAGAG CTTTGATGCTTGTAAAAGTTCGGGCAGAGGCAATGCAGCTGGCATCTGAAATGGCTCCAGGAGGCATGGCAACTATTTTTTATGGACCAGACCATAAACTTGGTCTTGCTCTATCTAAAGCTCGGGATTGGTGCGCTGAAAGAGGAATTGAAGGTCCGGTGTGCTCGATTGCAAGCTATCTGTATCCAGACTGCAAAGTCATTGCTGGTCATGAAGAG GCTTTAAGATACATTGAAGAGAACAAAGCCCTGTACCGAATTAAACGAATGCAAAGGCTGCGAGTCAGTGGAGCGTTTCACACGGATCTGATGAAACCTGCAATCGGACCTTTTGTTGAAGCCTTGAGGTCCGCTGGTACCAGTGATCCATTTGTATCAGTCCATTCAAATCTCGACGGAAAGCGATACAACGATGCCAAACAGGTTTATATGCAATTACCAAAACTTCTCTACAAACCAATCAAATGGGAACAAACACTACATGTTCTCTATGAACGGCCTCAGGGCTCATACTTCCCAAGAACTTTTGAGTGTGGCCCCGGTGAAACTTTGAAGAGTATTTTACAGAAAGTCAATTTACTAGCTTGCAGGAATTTCGAAAATATAGGAGTGTAA
- the LOC109034886 gene encoding activating signal cointegrator 1, whose amino-acid sequence MDQKSFSDWVKKQLSTLLGFQVPDEMIQMILNHQKKEELEKDLCSLLDVGNEAHFKFMRELISKKEKLLKNSKTSKEPSNIHPKQSANQSKQQHSQKSNSKQQPSKNTAQSTPSNQQQSNKNKKASQKNESEKAPPNNTKPPKDSGDSSGKKKKKFTTVYDGSTEGSCLLEGRRKCDCQASKHKLINNCLHCGRIVCEQEGSGPCLFCSNLVCSREERNILNSRSKQSDLLLQKLYDKERPVDSGLDQAIAQRDKLLEYDKTSEKRTTVIDDESDYYSVNSVWLSPEERDKLRQKEDEMRARKHKSARYKRYTIDFAGRQVLEVQDDEIYDLNDQDKLAILNKKLSECHINDSEDNLAPATDMQPEFQENAVVKKYKTKGFRDPNRFDDLTRVQDKEYMEISDMGFCLSMHQPWASLLVAGIKKHEGRTWYTHHRGRLWIAAGSKPPVESEIQRVENEYRFLRGEDTIFPSSYPTGCLLGCVNVIDCLSQEEYQRKYPDGENDSPFVIICEDPVSLPFKFLISGQHKIYRLDSKIHHAALKALEKIKIY is encoded by the exons ATGGACCAAAAGTCGTTTTCAGACTGGGTGAAGAAACAGCTGTCAACGCTGTTAGGATTTCAAGTTCCTGATGAAATGATTCA aatgaTACTGAATcatcaaaagaaagaagaattaGAAAAGGATTTGTGCTCTCTCTTGGATGTTGGGAATGAAGCTCATTTTAAGTTCATGAGAGAACTcatatcaaaaaaagagaaac tgctcaaaaattccaaaacatCAAAGGAACCAAGTAACATTCATCCGAAACAATCAGCAAACCAGTCTAAACAGCAGCATTCTCAGAAAAGTAATTCAAAACAACAACCATCAAAAAACACGGCTCAGTCAACACCATCAAACCAACAgcaatcaaataaaaataagaaagcaTCGCAGAAAAATGAATCAGAAAAAGCACCTCCAAACAACACAAAACCTCCCAAG GATTCAGGAGACTCATccggaaagaagaagaaaaaattcaccaCTGTGTATGATGGTAGTACTGAAGGTTCATGTTTGCTTGAAG GGAGGCGAAAATGCGACTGCCAGGCTTCAAAACACAAGCTAATCAACAACTGTTTACATTGTGGCCGCATAGTATGTGAGCAAGAAGGCTCTGGTCCTTGTCTTTTCTGCTCCAATTTG GTTTGCTCTAGAGAAGAGAGGAATATCCTAAACTCACGTAGTAAACAGTCAGATTTGCTGCTGCAGAAATTGTACGACAAGGAAAGGCCTGTAGACTCTGGACTGGATCAAGCCATTGCCCAAAGGGACAAGTTACTGGAATATGATAAAACAAG TGAAAAACGTACAACTGTGATAGATGATGAAAGTGACTATTACTCTGTGAACTCTGTCTGGTTATCTCCGGAGGAGCGAGATAAACTTCGTCAGAAGGAGGACGAAATGCGGGCAAGAAAACATAAATCAGCAAGATACAAAAGATACACAATAGATTTTGCTG gtCGCCAAGTACTAGAAGTTCAAGATGATGAAATTTATGATTTAAATGATCAAGATAAACTGGctatattgaataaaaaattatcagagTGTCACATCAACGATTCCGAAGATAATCTAGCTCCAGCAACAGATATGCAACCTGAG TTCCAGGAAAATGCTGTGGTAAAGAAGTACAAAACCAAAGGCTTTAGAGATCCGAATCGTTTCGATGATTTGACGAGAGTTCAAGATAAAGAGTACATGGAAATTTCAGATATGGGCTTTTGTCTGAGTATGCATCAGCCGTGGGCCTCCCTTCTTGTAGCTGGAATTAAAAA ACACGAGGGAAGAACTTGGTACACGCATCATCGAGGACGACTCTGGATAGCAGCAGGCTCAAAGCCACCCGTTGAAAGTGAAATCCAAAGGGTCGAGAACGAGTATAGATTCCTTCGAGGAGAGGACACCATATTCCCTTCAAGTTACCCAACTGGATGCTTATTAGGATGTGTCAACGTCATCGACTGCCTGTCCCAAGAAGAGTATCAGCGCAAGTATCCTGATGGTGAAAACGACAGTCCTTTTGTGATAATTTGTGAAGATCCAGTTTCACTCCCATTCAAGTTCCTTATCTCAGGGCAGCATAAAATTT ATCGCTTGGACTCAAAAATACATCATGCAGCCTTGAAAGCATTAGAGAAAATCAAGATTTATTAG